One Vallitalea pronyensis genomic region harbors:
- a CDS encoding clostripain-related cysteine peptidase, translating to MQDTYNNSEYKKWTIFIYIAGNNDLEPYVYHQFSLLNEIVTNNQVHILIQISRAPREAKELDGTQSWCGTRRYVLHNDGVIMVENLGQVSMAKPSTLVDFLIWGSQHAPSKKKMLIMSGHSAGFVGLMKESTRKGNVLMGIHGFAKALHLFRQSSNSSIDLLVMDTCFMDAVEIWYGICMDALGTVKYALISHDNTPLGGIAYPSIINQLFLSSTFDCSSSDTYNGIIEALHKSHQERSLFCIQLHQESFVKLKHLIHLFSCVILQHGQDNIDKIFYNSHYKQKIDFISLSYLINSIEDLDLPIKDICVDIIETLNRIVVYTSHEANNRPYRGLKIYLPHNLNVYLKYKNIYDKLSFNEHNDWKNVLHRIHVK from the coding sequence ATGCAGGATACATATAACAATAGTGAATATAAGAAGTGGACGATATTTATATACATAGCAGGTAACAACGACCTAGAGCCCTATGTTTATCATCAATTTTCATTATTGAACGAAATCGTTACAAATAATCAAGTCCATATCTTAATACAAATATCGAGAGCTCCGAGAGAAGCAAAAGAGCTAGATGGGACACAGTCATGGTGTGGAACACGTAGATATGTGTTACATAATGATGGTGTTATTATGGTTGAAAACTTAGGACAGGTCAGCATGGCGAAACCATCAACCCTAGTGGATTTCTTAATATGGGGAAGTCAACATGCACCTTCTAAAAAAAAGATGTTAATCATGTCAGGTCATAGCGCTGGATTTGTAGGACTTATGAAGGAATCTACAAGAAAAGGAAATGTACTTATGGGTATCCACGGATTTGCTAAAGCTTTACATCTGTTTAGACAAAGTAGTAATAGCAGTATAGACCTTTTAGTTATGGATACATGTTTTATGGATGCTGTAGAAATATGGTATGGGATATGCATGGATGCCTTAGGAACGGTTAAATATGCATTAATTTCACATGACAACACCCCTCTAGGCGGTATAGCATATCCTTCTATTATTAATCAACTGTTCCTTAGTAGTACCTTCGATTGTTCTTCAAGTGATACCTATAATGGGATAATTGAAGCGTTACATAAATCTCACCAAGAAAGGTCTTTATTTTGTATTCAGCTTCACCAAGAAAGTTTCGTAAAACTAAAACATCTGATTCATCTTTTTTCTTGCGTTATTTTACAACATGGTCAAGACAATATAGATAAGATTTTCTATAATAGTCATTACAAACAAAAGATTGATTTTATCAGCTTAAGCTACTTAATTAATAGCATTGAAGACCTTGATTTACCAATCAAGGATATATGCGTGGATATTATAGAGACTTTAAATAGAATAGTTGTGTATACCTCACACGAAGCAAACAATAGGCCGTATCGAGGATTAAAAATATATCTACCCCATAACTTGAATGTTTATTTAAAGTATAAAAATATCTATGATAAGCTATCTTTTAATGAACACAATGACTGGAAAAATGTATTGCATAGAATACATGTAAAGTGA